One genomic segment of Novisyntrophococcus fermenticellae includes these proteins:
- a CDS encoding stage V sporulation protein AB has protein sequence MMWQQFLMGILGLMAGFIIASGTVAFIISIGIVPRYAGITRTASRVRWYENCCILGAVAGNFVYLWQGHLPFGTFGLALYGLFAGIYLGSWVIALGEVVDIFAILCRRIGLTRGAPFIIICMAVGKTLGSLLYFYKGWAN, from the coding sequence ATGATGTGGCAGCAATTTCTGATGGGGATTTTAGGACTGATGGCCGGATTTATCATAGCCAGCGGAACAGTAGCCTTTATTATAAGCATAGGTATTGTACCGAGATATGCCGGAATCACCAGGACAGCCAGTCGGGTGCGTTGGTATGAAAATTGCTGCATTCTGGGTGCAGTGGCAGGAAATTTTGTTTACCTGTGGCAAGGGCACCTGCCTTTTGGAACTTTCGGACTGGCACTCTATGGGTTGTTTGCGGGAATTTATCTGGGAAGCTGGGTGATAGCGCTGGGTGAGGTCGTCGATATCTTTGCAATCCTGTGCAGACGTATAGGGCTGACCAGAGGAGCACCGTTTATCATCATCTGTATGGCCGTCGGAAAAACATTGGGCTCCTTGTTATACTTTTATAAAGGCTGGGCAAACTAA
- a CDS encoding GNAT family N-acetyltransferase: MNPTIKTIEDLSLNAWPSHQIQIYDGWILRFSYFYTHRTNSVEQIGESSIPLNQKIDYCESVYRQWGTPAIFKISPLVSPAFDRLLESRRYMIQHSTDVMVMALEKSHRFSGSPCINISSSISPGWIEGLFALKGTTNVMHKTVVPSMYRAIPKETICASIREQGKIVATGLGILDRNYIGLYAIHVHPAYRGRGYAKAICSAILQNGILRGADSAYLQVVKGNIPAVTLYESIGFQYLYNYWFRTRLLL, translated from the coding sequence ATGAACCCTACGATAAAAACAATTGAAGATCTTTCCCTGAATGCCTGGCCTTCTCATCAGATTCAGATATACGATGGGTGGATTCTCAGATTTTCCTACTTTTACACGCACCGAACCAACAGCGTAGAACAGATTGGTGAATCCTCCATTCCCCTAAACCAGAAAATTGACTACTGTGAATCGGTTTACCGCCAATGGGGCACGCCTGCCATCTTTAAAATCAGTCCCCTGGTCTCCCCTGCGTTTGACCGCTTGCTGGAATCACGCAGATATATGATACAGCATTCCACAGATGTCATGGTTATGGCGCTTGAGAAGAGCCATCGTTTTTCCGGCTCCCCCTGTATCAATATCAGCAGCTCCATATCACCCGGCTGGATTGAAGGGCTTTTTGCGCTGAAAGGCACTACAAATGTGATGCATAAAACTGTGGTTCCTTCTATGTACCGTGCAATTCCCAAAGAAACCATCTGTGCATCTATACGGGAACAGGGGAAGATTGTGGCAACCGGTCTGGGGATTCTGGACCGGAACTATATAGGCCTTTATGCCATCCATGTGCATCCCGCCTACCGGGGCCGTGGATACGCAAAAGCCATATGTTCTGCCATCCTTCAAAATGGAATTCTAAGAGGCGCCGACAGCGCTTACCTGCAAGTGGTAAAAGGTAATATTCCTGCCGTAACCCTCTATGAATCAATAGGATTTCAATATCTGTATAATTACTGGTTCCGTACCCGGCTTCTCTTATAA
- the spoIIAB gene encoding anti-sigma F factor: MENTNEMVIEFDSRSCNEGFARVAVAAFCTQMNPTLEEVADLKTAVSEAITNAIIHAYDEGVHKIRIECKIIEHDLYVTVIDYGKGIEDVAKAMEPLFTTKPEMERSGMGFAFMEAFMDEVTVVSEPGAGTQVHMMKHVGCGSSPFE, translated from the coding sequence ATGGAAAACACCAATGAAATGGTAATTGAATTTGACAGCCGTTCCTGCAACGAAGGGTTTGCAAGAGTGGCAGTAGCGGCGTTTTGTACGCAGATGAACCCCACACTTGAAGAGGTGGCGGATTTGAAGACAGCAGTATCAGAGGCTATTACGAATGCCATCATTCATGCATATGACGAGGGCGTACATAAAATTCGGATAGAATGCAAGATTATTGAACATGATTTGTATGTGACGGTGATTGATTATGGGAAGGGAATAGAGGATGTAGCGAAAGCCATGGAGCCGTTATTTACCACAAAACCGGAGATGGAACGCTCAGGTATGGGATTTGCTTTTATGGAGGCTTTTATGGATGAGGTGACGGTGGTCTCTGAACCGGGAGCGGGCACTCAGGTGCATATGATGAAGCATGTCGGCTGCGGCAGCAGTCCCTTTGAATAG
- a CDS encoding HPr family phosphocarrier protein, with protein MIRKPITIELATGMEARPVALLVQVASQFSSDIYLETPGKRVNAKSIMGMMALGLDTGEKVTIVSDGADEEDAIKSVEEYLTNK; from the coding sequence ATGATTAGGAAACCAATTACCATCGAACTCGCAACTGGAATGGAAGCGCGTCCTGTAGCGCTGTTAGTACAAGTGGCCAGCCAGTTCAGCAGCGATATTTATCTTGAAACCCCCGGCAAAAGGGTGAATGCCAAGAGCATTATGGGGATGATGGCGCTGGGATTGGATACGGGTGAAAAAGTTACGATTGTCAGTGATGGAGCTGATGAAGAGGATGCAATAAAAAGTGTCGAAGAATATCTGACGAATAAATAA
- the murB gene encoding UDP-N-acetylmuramate dehydrogenase encodes MDNISERFSEIVGKDQVKTQELMGKHTTFRVGGPARYYICPGTILEVQQVLKVCRKYDLPFFVVGNGSNLLVSDEGYDGVILQMFRNYNDIIVEGNQIRAQAGALLSKIAGRALEEGLGGFEFAAGIPGTLGGAVTMNAGAYGGEMKQVLKQVTVLDRECEVKTLQEDELHLGYRTSVIKEEDYIVLEAVIQLKEQKREEIRIVMDDLQQRRAQKQPLEYPSAGSTFKRPEGYFAGKLIMDAGLKGYCVGGACVSEKHCGFVINKDHASASEVYQLMQDVRRIVFEKFGVKLEPEVKLLGRF; translated from the coding sequence GTGGATAATATCAGTGAACGCTTTAGTGAAATCGTAGGAAAAGATCAGGTAAAAACACAGGAGCTGATGGGAAAGCACACCACATTTCGTGTGGGCGGGCCGGCAAGATACTATATCTGTCCCGGTACCATTTTGGAAGTTCAGCAGGTACTGAAGGTCTGTAGGAAGTATGACCTTCCTTTTTTTGTTGTGGGCAATGGCAGCAATCTGCTTGTCAGCGATGAGGGCTATGACGGTGTCATACTACAGATGTTCAGAAACTACAATGATATAATAGTGGAAGGTAATCAGATCAGAGCTCAGGCCGGAGCCCTTCTGTCAAAGATTGCCGGCAGGGCTCTTGAAGAGGGGTTGGGCGGCTTTGAATTCGCAGCAGGTATTCCGGGGACGCTGGGCGGAGCCGTCACGATGAATGCAGGAGCCTATGGCGGCGAGATGAAGCAGGTTCTCAAACAGGTGACAGTACTTGACAGGGAGTGTGAAGTTAAAACGCTTCAGGAGGACGAACTTCATCTTGGTTACCGTACCAGCGTGATAAAAGAAGAAGATTATATTGTATTGGAAGCAGTAATTCAGCTAAAGGAACAAAAACGGGAAGAAATCCGCATAGTGATGGACGATTTGCAGCAGAGAAGAGCCCAGAAACAACCGCTTGAATATCCCAGTGCCGGAAGTACCTTCAAGCGCCCGGAAGGATATTTTGCCGGAAAGCTTATCATGGACGCAGGCCTTAAAGGGTACTGTGTCGGGGGTGCCTGTGTATCTGAAAAACACTGTGGTTTTGTAATTAATAAAGATCATGCAAGTGCATCTGAGGTTTATCAGCTGATGCAGGACGTCCGGAGAATTGTATTTGAAAAGTTTGGTGTAAAGCTCGAACCAGAGGTAAAGCTATTAGGAAGATTTTAA
- the rpsJ gene encoding 30S ribosomal protein S10, with the protein MASQVMRITLKAYEHQLVDASAAKIIETVKKNGATVSGPVPLPTKKEVVTILRAVHKYKDSREQFEQRTHKRLIDIIAPTQKTVDALSRLEMPAGVYIDIKMKTK; encoded by the coding sequence ATGGCAAGTCAAGTTATGAGAATCACATTAAAAGCTTACGAGCATCAATTGGTGGATGCATCCGCCGCAAAGATTATCGAAACTGTGAAGAAGAACGGAGCAACTGTGAGCGGACCGGTTCCGCTTCCGACAAAAAAGGAAGTTGTTACTATTTTAAGGGCAGTACACAAGTACAAAGATTCCCGTGAGCAGTTCGAACAGAGAACTCATAAGAGACTGATTGATATCATCGCACCGACACAGAAGACGGTAGATGCATTATCAAGACTGGAAATGCCGGCAGGTGTCTATATCGACATCAAGATGAAGACAAAATAA
- a CDS encoding STAS domain-containing protein, with the protein MEELFQVKGSILTIRIPEELDHHSAEKIREGSERILESQRIREVIFDFGDTRFMDSSGIGMIMGRYRSMNQMGGSVRAVHVKERVAKILQLSGIYKVIPIELKKN; encoded by the coding sequence ATGGAGGAATTATTTCAGGTAAAGGGGAGCATACTAACAATCAGAATTCCTGAAGAGCTGGATCACCACAGCGCAGAAAAAATCAGGGAGGGTTCTGAACGGATTCTGGAGAGTCAGAGAATTCGTGAAGTTATTTTTGACTTTGGTGATACCCGGTTTATGGATAGTTCAGGTATAGGTATGATCATGGGAAGATATCGAAGTATGAACCAGATGGGAGGGTCGGTAAGAGCAGTTCATGTAAAAGAGAGAGTCGCAAAAATCCTTCAGCTTTCGGGAATTTACAAAGTGATTCCCATAGAATTAAAGAAAAATTAG
- the spoVAC gene encoding stage V sporulation protein AC, with translation MGSIKDEDKKKEYEQYVSQVTPTRNLFIQMLKAFIIGGLICVLGQGILNYCKSLGMDKETAGNWCSLTLIFLSVLFTGFNLYQKLVSFAGAGALVPITGFANSVAAPAIEYQKEGQVFGVGCKIFNIAGPVILYGVFTSWVLGLIYWILKALGVV, from the coding sequence ATGGGAAGTATTAAGGACGAAGATAAGAAAAAAGAGTATGAGCAGTATGTAAGTCAGGTAACGCCTACCAGGAATCTTTTTATTCAGATGCTGAAGGCATTTATTATTGGGGGCCTGATATGTGTATTAGGACAGGGAATCTTAAACTACTGTAAAAGTCTTGGCATGGACAAAGAAACGGCCGGTAACTGGTGTTCTTTGACTTTGATCTTTTTGAGTGTTCTGTTTACAGGCTTCAATTTATATCAGAAACTGGTCAGTTTTGCAGGTGCCGGGGCACTGGTTCCCATCACAGGATTTGCCAATTCAGTGGCGGCGCCTGCCATAGAATATCAAAAAGAAGGACAGGTATTTGGTGTGGGCTGTAAGATTTTTAATATTGCCGGTCCTGTGATTTTGTATGGAGTATTTACCAGCTGGGTACTGGGACTGATCTACTGGATTCTGAAGGCTTTGGGAGTGGTTTAA
- a CDS encoding stage V sporulation protein AA produces the protein MSKTLYMQTDKNIKVIKEEVCLGDIANLSCADTKVLKRNLNRKVISLPKEKYGRYVLAVTDIIREIEKEEDDVDVCHIGEANFVITFEDPNGKNTIVSWVKTIVVSLLTFFGTAFSIMTFNTDVSVDKLFQNIYQMFTGESSSGFTILEVTYSIGIGIGVIFYFNHFGKRKLTQDPTPLEVQMRLYEDDVDTTIIETSDREGKET, from the coding sequence ATGAGTAAAACACTTTATATGCAGACAGATAAAAATATAAAGGTCATAAAAGAGGAAGTTTGTCTTGGTGATATAGCAAACTTGAGCTGTGCCGATACAAAGGTATTAAAACGGAATTTGAACCGAAAGGTTATCTCCTTGCCAAAAGAGAAATATGGCAGATATGTTCTGGCGGTCACTGATATCATACGTGAAATTGAAAAAGAAGAGGACGACGTGGATGTATGCCATATTGGAGAAGCTAATTTTGTAATTACGTTTGAGGATCCAAATGGAAAGAACACCATAGTCAGTTGGGTGAAAACGATTGTTGTCAGTCTGCTCACATTCTTTGGAACTGCATTTTCAATTATGACATTCAACACGGATGTATCGGTGGACAAATTATTTCAAAACATCTATCAGATGTTTACCGGAGAGAGTTCCTCCGGGTTTACCATCCTGGAGGTCACCTATTCCATAGGGATAGGAATAGGAGTTATTTTTTATTTCAACCATTTTGGTAAAAGAAAGCTGACGCAAGATCCGACGCCTCTGGAAGTACAGATGCGGTTATACGAGGATGATGTAGATACCACGATAATTGAGACAAGTGACCGGGAGGGCAAAGAGACATGA
- the rapZ gene encoding RNase adapter RapZ: MHFVIVTGMSGAGKSTALKMLEDAGYFCVDNLPISLVEKLAQLTMSGEEGKIRQVALGIDIRNGQALEDLQTVLEHMSINGIKYEILFLDAEDQVLVKRYKETRRTHPLAGEGRVDVGIQKERRRLAFLKVQADYIIDTSQLLTRELKAGLDKIFVQEQKFNNLIITVLSFGFKYGIPSDSDLVFDVRFLPNPYYIDKLRPLSGLDEEVQNYVMGFDTARIFADKLEDMIRFLIPNYIAEGKNQLIIAVGCTGGKHRSVTLARELYGRLKKGEGYGIRLEHRDIEKDRYRKKG, from the coding sequence ATGCATTTTGTAATTGTAACAGGAATGTCCGGTGCAGGAAAGAGTACGGCTTTGAAAATGTTGGAGGATGCGGGATATTTCTGCGTGGATAATCTGCCGATTTCTCTTGTGGAGAAGCTGGCTCAGCTTACAATGAGCGGTGAGGAGGGCAAAATCCGGCAGGTGGCTTTGGGAATCGATATCCGAAATGGTCAGGCACTCGAGGATCTGCAGACCGTGCTGGAGCATATGAGTATAAATGGCATCAAATACGAAATACTGTTTTTAGATGCGGAAGATCAAGTTCTGGTTAAGCGGTATAAAGAGACACGACGTACACATCCTCTGGCCGGAGAAGGCCGCGTGGACGTGGGGATTCAAAAAGAGAGGAGACGCCTGGCCTTCCTGAAAGTACAGGCTGATTATATCATTGATACAAGCCAGCTTTTGACAAGGGAACTAAAAGCAGGGCTGGACAAGATATTTGTTCAGGAACAGAAATTTAATAATCTCATAATTACGGTTCTGTCGTTTGGCTTTAAGTATGGCATTCCATCGGATTCCGACCTTGTCTTTGATGTGCGTTTTCTTCCGAATCCTTATTATATAGATAAACTTCGGCCTTTAAGCGGCTTGGATGAGGAAGTACAAAATTATGTTATGGGATTTGACACAGCCAGGATATTTGCTGATAAGCTGGAGGATATGATACGCTTTCTGATTCCGAATTACATTGCCGAAGGAAAGAACCAATTGATAATAGCGGTAGGGTGTACAGGGGGAAAGCATCGATCCGTAACACTGGCCCGGGAGCTTTATGGGCGTCTGAAAAAAGGAGAAGGTTACGGTATCCGCCTGGAACACAGGGATATTGAAAAGGATAGATATCGAAAGAAGGGATAA
- the whiA gene encoding DNA-binding protein WhiA translates to MSFSSSVKEELSRQNPAARHCQIAEIAAIISFCGHVKITARDRFSIRIQTENLWVARKFFTLLRKTFKIEAEITVRRGNNQKKSRTYTITVSEHKDTLKVLQAARLLDENYEVKENLSLEHNVIVQRDCCRRAFLRGAFLAAGSISNPYRFYHYEIVCATCQKAEQLRALICGFDIDAKIVQRKKYYVVYVKEGSQIVSLLGFMEANISLLDLENIRILKEMRGSVNRKVNCEAANINKTVSAAVKQIDDISYIRESIGFSELSDALEEIAQLRLQYPEATLKELGLMLNPSVGKSGVNHRLRKLSSIAEELRGNKEENYYD, encoded by the coding sequence ATGTCTTTTTCCAGTAGTGTGAAGGAAGAATTATCCAGACAGAATCCGGCTGCAAGGCACTGTCAGATTGCGGAAATCGCTGCAATAATCAGCTTTTGCGGTCATGTAAAGATAACTGCGCGAGACCGGTTTTCAATACGGATACAGACAGAAAATTTATGGGTTGCAAGAAAGTTCTTTACTTTATTGAGGAAAACATTTAAGATAGAAGCAGAAATCACAGTGCGCAGAGGTAATAATCAAAAGAAGAGCAGAACCTATACGATTACCGTCTCAGAGCATAAAGATACGCTTAAAGTATTACAGGCAGCCAGATTGTTAGATGAAAACTACGAAGTTAAAGAGAACCTGTCTCTGGAACATAATGTTATTGTACAAAGGGATTGCTGCCGCCGTGCATTTTTAAGAGGGGCATTTCTGGCAGCCGGTTCCATCAGTAATCCATATCGGTTTTATCATTATGAAATTGTATGTGCTACCTGCCAGAAAGCGGAGCAGCTGAGGGCGTTAATCTGTGGATTTGATATTGATGCTAAGATTGTACAGAGGAAAAAGTACTATGTGGTTTATGTAAAGGAAGGCTCACAAATTGTGTCTCTTTTAGGATTTATGGAAGCGAATATATCCCTTCTGGATCTGGAGAATATCAGGATTCTGAAAGAGATGAGGGGAAGTGTGAACCGGAAAGTGAATTGTGAGGCTGCGAATATCAACAAGACTGTGAGTGCGGCAGTAAAGCAAATTGATGATATCTCTTATATTAGGGAGTCCATTGGATTTTCTGAACTTTCGGATGCTCTGGAAGAGATTGCGCAGCTCAGGCTGCAATATCCGGAAGCGACTCTGAAGGAGTTGGGGTTGATGCTGAATCCTTCAGTCGGAAAGTCAGGAGTCAATCATAGATTAAGGAAACTAAGCAGCATAGCAGAGGAGTTAAGAGGAAACAAGGAGGAGAATTATTATGATTAG
- a CDS encoding stage V sporulation protein AD produces the protein MSQIKGKQSTEFERDVYILGAASIVGQKEGEGPLGENFDKIEQDPMFGQKSWEEAESEMQIKAAKLVLEKCGRKAEDIRMIFAGDLLAQSIASCFGLVDLNRPLYGLYGACSTIGEALSLGAMAVAGGYANYVLSMTSSHFASVEKEFRFPLAYGNQRPPSSSWTVTGSGACIVSSEKSNVKISGITSGKIVDYGLKDSQNMGGCMAPAAADTIAQNLADFERKPEDYDRIITGDLGSIGKEILLELMKKKGYDIAGNYLDCGMLIFDPNTQDTNAGGSGCGCAATVLASTLLPKLESGEWKRILFVPTGALMSKVSFYEGKSVPGIAQGVILEHAGKE, from the coding sequence ATGAGCCAGATAAAAGGCAAACAAAGTACAGAATTTGAAAGAGATGTGTATATTCTCGGTGCAGCTTCCATAGTCGGGCAGAAAGAGGGGGAAGGGCCCCTGGGAGAGAACTTCGATAAGATAGAACAAGACCCTATGTTTGGACAGAAAAGCTGGGAAGAAGCCGAGAGCGAGATGCAGATTAAGGCAGCCAAACTGGTATTGGAAAAATGTGGACGCAAGGCAGAGGATATCCGTATGATATTCGCAGGTGATTTGTTGGCTCAATCCATAGCTTCCTGCTTTGGACTGGTAGATTTGAACCGTCCGCTCTACGGACTTTACGGAGCTTGTTCTACCATAGGTGAAGCCCTTTCCCTGGGGGCAATGGCCGTTGCAGGCGGATATGCAAACTACGTATTATCCATGACTTCCAGTCACTTCGCCAGCGTTGAAAAAGAATTTCGTTTTCCATTGGCCTATGGAAATCAAAGACCGCCGTCTTCAAGCTGGACGGTAACGGGAAGCGGTGCCTGCATCGTCTCGTCGGAAAAGAGTAATGTAAAAATCAGTGGTATAACCTCTGGGAAAATTGTGGATTATGGGTTAAAAGATTCTCAGAACATGGGAGGCTGTATGGCTCCGGCTGCTGCCGACACCATTGCACAAAATCTGGCCGATTTTGAAAGAAAACCTGAGGATTACGACCGGATTATCACCGGAGATCTAGGCTCCATAGGCAAGGAAATACTTTTAGAACTCATGAAAAAGAAGGGTTACGATATTGCAGGAAACTACCTGGACTGCGGCATGCTGATTTTCGATCCAAATACACAGGACACGAATGCGGGCGGAAGCGGATGCGGCTGTGCGGCAACTGTTCTTGCATCCACCTTGCTTCCTAAATTAGAATCAGGAGAATGGAAAAGGATTCTTTTTGTTCCTACGGGAGCATTGATGTCGAAAGTAAGTTTTTATGAAGGAAAGTCGGTTCCGGGAATTGCCCAGGGTGTGATTTTGGAACACGCAGGAAAGGAGTGA
- a CDS encoding SigF/SigG family RNA polymerase sporulation sigma factor yields the protein MDHTLMLIERAHTGDKEARDTLVEQNLGLVYSVVKRFRNRGAEMEDLVQIGSIGLLKAIDKFDVGFDVKFSTYAVPMITGEIKRFLRDDGMIKVSRSLKETAFKAYTAREILERRLGREPSLNEIAEEIQQSVEELAMALDAGAEVESLHKIIYQGEGNDVSLMDKIEEPVCEGDRLVDRMLLEEILKKLEPEERQIIYLRYFCDYTQSYIAGMLGISQVQVSRMEKRILNRLRGEV from the coding sequence ATGGATCATACCCTTATGTTGATAGAACGGGCACATACGGGGGATAAAGAGGCGAGAGATACCTTAGTAGAACAGAACCTGGGGCTGGTATACAGCGTAGTCAAGAGGTTTAGAAACCGGGGAGCGGAGATGGAAGATCTGGTGCAGATAGGAAGCATCGGGTTACTAAAAGCAATTGATAAATTTGATGTGGGATTCGATGTTAAATTCTCCACTTATGCAGTTCCTATGATCACAGGGGAAATAAAAAGATTTTTAAGAGATGACGGTATGATTAAGGTCAGCCGCTCTTTAAAAGAAACAGCGTTTAAAGCATACACTGCAAGGGAAATCCTGGAGCGCAGACTTGGGCGTGAACCAAGCTTAAATGAAATCGCAGAAGAAATACAGCAGTCAGTGGAGGAGTTAGCCATGGCGTTAGATGCCGGTGCTGAGGTAGAATCTCTGCATAAAATCATTTATCAGGGAGAAGGCAATGATGTGTCACTGATGGATAAGATAGAAGAGCCTGTCTGTGAGGGAGACAGGCTGGTGGACCGCATGCTTTTAGAAGAAATATTGAAAAAGCTGGAGCCGGAAGAACGTCAGATTATTTATCTGAGATATTTTTGTGACTATACGCAGTCATATATTGCCGGAATGTTGGGCATCTCACAGGTCCAGGTATCCAGAATGGAGAAAAGAATATTAAACCGGTTACGGGGTGAGGTTTGA
- the rplC gene encoding 50S ribosomal protein L3: MKKAILATKVGMTQIFDEDGAVIPVTVLQAGPCVVTQVKTQDNDGYSAVQVGFADKREKLVNKPMKGQFDKAGVSYKRFLREFKFEDAENYELGQEIKADIFGAGDKIDATAISKGKGFQGAIKRHNQSRGPMTHGSKYHRHAGSNGSASDPSKVFKGKKMPGHMGSKQITIQNLEVVRVDAENNLLLVKGSVPGPKKSLVAIKETVKTIK, from the coding sequence ATGAAGAAAGCGATTTTAGCTACTAAGGTTGGAATGACTCAAATCTTCGATGAAGATGGAGCCGTTATTCCGGTAACTGTACTGCAGGCTGGTCCTTGCGTTGTGACCCAGGTTAAAACACAGGACAATGACGGATACAGTGCGGTTCAGGTTGGCTTTGCTGACAAGAGAGAAAAACTCGTTAACAAGCCGATGAAGGGACAGTTTGACAAAGCTGGTGTCTCTTACAAAAGATTCCTCAGAGAATTTAAGTTTGAAGATGCAGAAAATTATGAATTAGGACAGGAAATCAAAGCCGATATCTTTGGCGCAGGCGATAAGATTGATGCGACTGCTATTTCCAAAGGTAAAGGATTTCAGGGTGCCATTAAGAGGCATAATCAGTCCAGAGGACCTATGACTCACGGCTCTAAATATCATCGCCATGCAGGTTCCAATGGTTCCGCTTCTGATCCCAGTAAAGTATTCAAAGGAAAGAAGATGCCGGGACATATGGGCAGCAAGCAGATTACAATTCAGAATCTTGAGGTTGTACGTGTTGATGCTGAGAACAATCTGTTACTGGTAAAAGGCTCTGTACCGGGACCTAAAAAATCATTGGTAGCGATTAAAGAAACTGTAAAAACTATAAAGTAA
- a CDS encoding SpoVA/SpoVAEb family sporulation membrane protein yields MDYINAFWVGGLICALCQILLEKTKMMPGRVMVLLVCAGAALSFLKIYDPFAKYAGAGASVPLLGFGHLLFQGVKDAVDAKGFLGLFTGGFKASAVGISGALIFGYLASLVFKPKMKE; encoded by the coding sequence ATGGACTATATCAATGCATTTTGGGTAGGGGGACTCATCTGTGCACTTTGCCAGATTCTGTTGGAAAAGACGAAGATGATGCCCGGCCGTGTCATGGTACTTCTGGTCTGTGCAGGAGCGGCTTTGAGCTTTCTTAAAATCTATGACCCGTTTGCCAAATATGCAGGTGCAGGGGCCAGTGTACCTCTCCTTGGATTTGGACATCTTCTTTTTCAAGGTGTAAAAGATGCCGTAGATGCAAAAGGTTTCCTGGGTCTTTTCACAGGTGGTTTCAAGGCAAGTGCAGTAGGAATCAGCGGAGCCCTCATCTTCGGCTATCTCGCCAGCCTGGTGTTTAAACCCAAAATGAAAGAATAA